The following proteins come from a genomic window of Nostoc sp. ATCC 53789:
- a CDS encoding aldo/keto reductase, giving the protein MSGTTPNSEMLYRVLGSTGEKVSAIGLGGWHIGLKHVDEQLGIRIVRTAIDRGITFMDNSWDYNGGVSEIRMGKALRDRYRDKVFLMTKIDGRSKKAAAQQLDESLQRLQVDCIDLVQHHEIIRYEDPHRVFDEEGANAAFIEAKAAGKLRYIGFTGHKDPYVHLHTLEVAATYGFKFDTVQMPLNVMDAHYRSFAKLVVPELVKQNIGILGMKSMANGILLRSNTVTPIECLHYALNLPTSVVITGIDSMEILEQAFEAVRTFQPMNDEQVQSLLAKTAEAGSRGEFEPFKTSSIFDSTAQNPDWLGEEPQRLQQLMSA; this is encoded by the coding sequence ATGTCAGGAACTACGCCAAATTCAGAAATGTTATATCGAGTTCTCGGCAGTACAGGAGAGAAAGTTTCTGCGATTGGATTGGGTGGTTGGCACATCGGCTTGAAACACGTTGATGAGCAACTGGGTATCCGAATAGTGAGAACAGCGATCGATCGCGGCATCACCTTTATGGATAACAGTTGGGATTACAACGGTGGAGTCAGCGAGATTCGTATGGGAAAAGCGCTGCGCGATCGCTACCGCGATAAAGTTTTCCTGATGACGAAAATCGATGGACGCTCAAAAAAAGCAGCAGCACAGCAGCTAGATGAATCACTTCAACGCTTACAAGTGGATTGCATCGATCTCGTTCAGCACCACGAAATTATTCGGTACGAAGACCCGCATCGAGTTTTTGACGAAGAAGGGGCAAATGCTGCCTTCATTGAAGCAAAAGCAGCTGGTAAACTCCGATACATTGGTTTCACTGGACACAAAGATCCATACGTTCATTTGCATACGCTGGAAGTTGCAGCCACTTACGGGTTTAAATTTGATACAGTGCAAATGCCGCTCAATGTAATGGATGCCCACTACCGGAGCTTTGCGAAGCTGGTTGTGCCGGAACTGGTTAAACAAAACATCGGCATTCTGGGAATGAAAAGCATGGCAAACGGTATTCTTTTACGGTCAAATACTGTAACGCCAATTGAGTGTTTACACTATGCTTTGAATCTACCCACATCGGTTGTGATTACCGGAATTGACAGTATGGAGATTCTAGAGCAAGCTTTTGAAGCAGTGCGGACTTTCCAGCCAATGAACGACGAGCAAGTGCAATCGCTCTTAGCAAAAACAGCAGAAGCAGGATCGCGTGGCGAGTTTGAGCCTTTCAAAACTTCATCAATCTTTGATAGCACTGCCCAAAATCCAGATTGGCTAGGAGAGGAACCACAGCGCCTCCAGCAATTGATGTCAGCGTGA
- a CDS encoding DUF4090 family protein, translated as MPTETNPGNQTTTGADAIDEAIAQGIDFDGSPIPPAKLELYGKVMALEGNRQRSGVSNTMRSRIVRIGAKHIPQAELDQLLVDAGFAPLKEKEIAFFYSGK; from the coding sequence ATGCCTACCGAAACTAACCCAGGGAATCAAACTACCACGGGTGCTGATGCTATTGATGAAGCGATCGCACAGGGAATTGATTTTGATGGTTCTCCCATTCCGCCTGCCAAATTAGAACTTTATGGTAAAGTCATGGCGCTAGAAGGCAATAGACAGCGCAGTGGCGTATCTAATACTATGCGATCGCGCATTGTGCGAATTGGTGCAAAGCACATTCCCCAAGCAGAACTCGACCAATTACTTGTAGATGCTGGTTTCGCACCTCTAAAAGAAAAAGAAATTGCCTTTTTTTATAGCGGTAAATAA
- the ppc gene encoding phosphoenolpyruvate carboxylase — protein sequence MGSLLYSSSQTADIYPVSELFLRHRLQVVEELWESVLRQECGQNMVDLLRQLRDLCSPEGQATNDQASSAVKLIEQLNINEAIRAARAFALYFQLINIIEQEYEQRQQLGRYEAETEPTDAERASNVNYSSNQREDDAPVSKGIAAELLAKNYLEKAQVKPKGTFAALFPYLFKLNVPPQQIQRLIAHLDVRLVFTAHPTEIVRHTIRDKQRQVVQLLQKLDTLENHAGGTGGGYAWEAADVREQLLEEIRLWWRTDELHQFKPTVLDEVDYALHYFQEVLFDGIPQLYKRFKHTLSNTFPWLEPPSKNFCSFGSWVGSDRDGNPSVTPEITWQTACYQRKMVLGRYIQSVKNLIELLSVSMHWSDVLPDLLESLELDQSQLSEVYDALALRYRQEPYRLKLAYVLKRLENTRDRNLALYNRETPKNQDSPLYRSGDDFLAELRMIQRNLTETGLSCRDLENLICQVEIFGFNLTQLDIRQESSRHADALDEILQYLQILPQPYNELSEEQKVAWLTGELQTRRPLIPAELPFSEKTNDVIETFRVVRSLQQEFGLNICQTYIISMCRDVSDVLEVLLLAKEARLFDPAIAVGTIQVVPLFETVEDLQRSRSVMRKLFELPLYRALLAGGYEQAKAEETDENSSSLAPPLTPNLQEVMLGYSDSNKDSGFLSSNWEIHKAQKSLQQIAEGYDINLRIFHGRGGSVGRGGGPAYEAILAQPGHSINGRIKITEQGEVLASKYSLLDLALYHMETITTAVIQASLLRTGFDDIEPWNEIMEELAARSRQHYRALIYEQPDFVDFFHQVTPIEEISQLQISSRPARRPSGKKDLSSLRAIPWVFSWTQTRFLLPSWYGVGTALQEFLNAEPEEHLKLMRYFYVKWPFFKMVISKAEMTLAKVDMQMAHHYVQELSKPEDKLRFAKVFDQIASEFYLTRDLVLKITDHNQLLDGDPVLQRSVQLRNGTIVPLGFIQVSLLKRLRQSMNTNATSGVIHSRYSKGELLRGALLTINGIAAGMRNTG from the coding sequence ATGGGTTCCCTTTTATACTCTTCGTCTCAAACTGCGGATATATACCCGGTGTCGGAATTATTTTTGCGTCATCGTCTCCAGGTAGTGGAAGAATTGTGGGAGTCTGTTCTCCGGCAAGAATGCGGTCAAAACATGGTAGACTTGTTGCGGCAGTTGCGCGATTTGTGTTCGCCAGAAGGACAGGCAACAAATGACCAAGCATCCTCAGCCGTCAAATTAATTGAACAACTAAATATCAACGAAGCAATCCGCGCGGCTCGTGCTTTCGCTCTGTATTTTCAGCTGATTAACATCATAGAGCAGGAATACGAGCAAAGGCAGCAATTGGGCCGCTATGAGGCAGAAACAGAGCCTACAGATGCAGAAAGAGCATCTAATGTCAATTACTCGTCCAATCAAAGAGAAGATGATGCGCCTGTTAGCAAGGGAATAGCAGCAGAATTGCTGGCAAAGAACTATCTAGAAAAAGCACAAGTCAAACCAAAAGGGACTTTCGCTGCTTTGTTTCCCTATTTATTCAAACTGAATGTACCACCCCAACAAATTCAACGTCTCATTGCTCATCTGGATGTGCGCTTAGTTTTCACAGCACACCCGACGGAAATTGTTCGTCATACCATCCGAGATAAGCAGCGACAGGTGGTACAACTCTTGCAAAAACTGGATACCTTAGAAAACCATGCTGGTGGTACAGGTGGCGGATATGCTTGGGAAGCAGCAGATGTCCGCGAACAATTGCTCGAGGAAATTCGCCTCTGGTGGCGCACGGACGAACTTCACCAGTTCAAACCCACTGTGCTAGATGAAGTAGATTATGCCCTACACTACTTCCAAGAAGTTTTATTTGATGGCATTCCTCAACTTTATAAACGTTTCAAACATACACTATCCAATACCTTTCCTTGGCTAGAACCACCAAGTAAAAACTTTTGTTCTTTTGGCTCTTGGGTCGGCTCAGATAGGGATGGGAACCCATCAGTTACACCAGAAATCACCTGGCAAACAGCTTGCTATCAGCGCAAAATGGTGCTGGGGAGATATATTCAGTCAGTGAAAAATCTGATTGAATTGTTGAGTGTGTCGATGCACTGGAGTGATGTCTTACCAGATTTGCTGGAATCTCTAGAGTTAGATCAGTCCCAGTTGAGTGAGGTATATGATGCACTGGCGCTGCGTTATCGGCAAGAACCCTATCGGCTGAAACTCGCTTATGTACTGAAACGGCTAGAAAATACTCGCGATCGCAATCTAGCTTTGTACAATCGGGAAACGCCAAAAAATCAAGATAGTCCCCTGTATCGTTCGGGAGACGATTTTTTAGCTGAACTGCGGATGATTCAGCGTAACTTGACAGAAACAGGTTTAAGCTGTCGAGATTTAGAAAATCTCATCTGTCAGGTAGAAATTTTTGGTTTTAACTTGACACAGCTAGATATCCGTCAAGAATCATCCCGCCACGCTGATGCGCTGGATGAGATCCTACAATACCTGCAAATATTACCTCAACCTTACAACGAACTATCTGAGGAGCAAAAAGTAGCTTGGCTCACAGGAGAACTGCAAACCCGCCGGCCATTAATTCCAGCAGAATTGCCATTTTCTGAAAAAACCAACGATGTAATTGAAACTTTTCGCGTCGTGCGATCGCTCCAACAAGAATTTGGTCTAAATATCTGCCAAACTTACATTATCAGCATGTGCCGCGACGTGAGCGACGTGCTAGAAGTACTACTGTTAGCCAAAGAAGCCAGACTTTTTGACCCCGCCATAGCCGTGGGAACCATTCAAGTTGTCCCCTTATTTGAAACAGTAGAAGACTTACAACGCTCCAGAAGCGTTATGCGGAAACTGTTTGAACTCCCGTTATATCGCGCTTTGCTAGCCGGCGGCTACGAACAGGCAAAAGCAGAAGAAACCGATGAAAATTCATCCTCCCTTGCCCCCCCCCTCACCCCTAACTTGCAAGAAGTGATGCTGGGGTATTCTGACAGCAACAAAGACTCTGGTTTTTTAAGCAGCAATTGGGAAATTCATAAAGCCCAAAAATCACTGCAACAAATAGCAGAAGGCTACGATATAAATTTGCGGATTTTCCACGGACGCGGCGGTTCTGTAGGGCGGGGAGGTGGCCCTGCTTACGAGGCAATTTTGGCTCAACCGGGTCATAGTATCAATGGGCGAATCAAGATTACCGAACAAGGAGAAGTTTTGGCTTCCAAATACTCCTTGTTGGACTTGGCTTTGTACCACATGGAAACCATCACCACTGCTGTGATTCAAGCTAGCCTGCTGCGGACAGGGTTTGATGATATTGAACCCTGGAATGAGATTATGGAAGAATTAGCAGCGCGATCGCGGCAACATTATCGGGCTTTAATCTACGAACAACCTGATTTTGTTGACTTTTTCCATCAAGTAACCCCCATTGAAGAAATTAGCCAGCTACAAATTAGTTCTCGTCCAGCCCGTCGCCCATCTGGTAAGAAAGATTTAAGCAGTCTAAGAGCTATTCCTTGGGTATTTAGCTGGACGCAAACCCGCTTTTTGCTTCCTTCCTGGTACGGTGTTGGCACAGCGTTACAAGAGTTTTTGAACGCAGAACCAGAAGAACACTTGAAATTAATGCGCTACTTTTACGTTAAGTGGCCCTTTTTCAAGATGGTGATTTCTAAAGCCGAGATGACTTTGGCAAAAGTAGATATGCAAATGGCACATCACTACGTTCAGGAATTGTCAAAACCAGAAGATAAACTTCGTTTTGCCAAGGTTTTTGACCAAATTGCCAGCGAGTTCTATCTCACAAGAGATTTGGTGTTAAAAATCACCGATCACAATCAACTGTTAGATGGCGATCCTGTCCTGCAACGATCTGTGCAGTTACGCAATGGCACAATTGTCCCCTTGGGATTTATCCAAGTTTCCCTGCTCAAGCGCCTACGCCAGTCTATGAATACTAATGCCACTTCTGGAGTCATCCATTCTCGTTACAGCAAAGGCGAGTTACTGCGAGGTGCATTGTTAACTATTAATGGAATTGCAGCCGGGATGAGAAATACGGGTTGA